The nucleotide window GCAGTCGAGCACGTCTTTCGGTATGGCCATCGGTTCCTCCAGTGGTTACGGGTTGTAACCGACGATGACCATTTACACAAAGTTTTTTACACCCTCGTTCTTGACTCGAGGCCCGTTCCAGCCAACGTAAAAACGCCGCCGACCAGCATCTAAAGCTGATCAAGGCGGCGTTATCTCGACTGCGTTCCGGTTTTGATACATTTGATCCCTACCTCATCAAAATGCCATTCAATCCATTAAAAAGATTCAAACTTGTACCGCAAAAAAAACAATTATGAAAGACAAAATCTCCCCTCTCACAACCTCACAGTAGGGGCACCCCCCTGTGGGTGCCCGGGTTCATGACACAAATCCGGGCGTCCTGTAAACGAATCGACCGTCGGTGATGCAGCTCGGGATTATAGACCATCGCCCCCTCCCCGTCCCGTCATCTTCTCGTACAACCCCCAGGGATTTCTCCGTTTGATCCAGACCGGAATAACGAGGATAAGGATGACAAATGCGAGGCCGAGGAAGATCTGAAGGAAGATATTTCCGGAAAAGAAACTCATGCCGTAGTAGTTGAGGATGATGGTGCCGGGGGTCATTCCCGCCAGGGTGCTCAGGGCAAAGGCTTGCAGCGACATGCGCGTCAGGCCGGCGCCGTAACTGACGAGGGCAAAGGAGAAGATCGGTTCGAGGCGGGCGAAAAGGACCGCAAAGATCAGATGGCGGTCGGCGATACGGTCGCAGAAGGTGATCTCGCGATGCAGGACACGGGTGATTGCATCGCGGCCAAGGGAGCGGGCCAGAAGGAAACAGACGATTGCGCCGAGCTCACTGCCGATCAGGGAGTAGATCGTCCCCCAGAAAGGGCCAAAGAGGGCACCGCCGGCGATGTCGAGAGGGGCGTTGGGGACGACGGAGACCATGATCGCAACGACACGCAGCAGGATAAAGGCCAGGGGCGCCCACCACCCTGTTCCTTGCAACAACTTCGCAATCCAGTCGGGATCAAAGAGTTCCGGCGGCATCGCCCACCAGACCAGAAGGCCGAGGGCGATGAGAATGAGGATAAGGATTGTCGCCTTGATCCAGGGGAGAAAGTTGTTTGGGGAATGTGCCATCTAGCGACCCGGCTCCAGAAAAAAACAATAAAATTTCGCTCTCCCCCTTGCAAAAGCCTCTGACTCTGACTATATTTAGCACTCAAATACCAAGAGTGCCAACGGAGGTTTTTCAGCATGGAATTAGCGCAACTTTCCTTGATGCCCGACACCCTGGATCGTTACATGAGTGAGATCAATCGACTTCCGCTGCTGTCGCGGGAGGAGGAGACCACTCTGGCACGACGCTGGCGCGATCATCAGGACATTGACGCCGCCCACCAGCTCACCTGCGCCCATCTGCGTTTTGTCGTCAAAATCGCCAACGAATACCGCTCGTACGGCATGCGCCTGCTTGACCTGATTCAGGAAGGGAATATCGGCCTGATGCTGGCGGTGAAAAAATTCGATCCGGAGCGCGGCATTCGCCTCATTACCTACGCGGTCTGGTGGATTCGCGCTTACATCCAGAACTTTATCATCCATTCCTGGTCACTGGTCAAGATCGGCACCACCCAGGCGCAGAAAAAACTCTTCTTCAAACTCTCCCAGGCCCGCGAAGCGATCCGTAACCTCACCGGCGACGCCGATGCCGAAGAGATCGGCCGCGCCTTGGAGTTACGCGGCAGCGCCGTCGAAGAGATGAGTGGCCGCATGTCGGGCCGCGACAGCTCCCTCGACCTCGCCCGTTTCGAAGGGGCGGAAGAGACCTTTCTTGATCATCTTCCGGATGAGCGGGAAAATCAGGAAGAAGCGCTGATGCGTCGTCAGGAAGAGACCCGCCGGGAAAAAACCATCGCTGCCGCCCTCTCGGCCCTCAATGAACGGGAGCGGCACATCGTCCATGAACGCTTCCTCGCCGAAGTGCCGCGCACCTTGCAGGATGTTGCCGATGAATATGGTATCACTCGCGAGCGGGTCCGCCAGCTCGAAAAGAACGCCATGGAGAAATTGCGCAAACTGCTGGCGCCGGCCTGAGAGAATAAAGCTAACAAGACATTTGCACACGGATCTGACGGATATAACGGATCAAGACAGATAAAGCGTGAACCATTCAATTGTTTAAAATCCTTTTCAATCCGTCCAATCAGATTTTATCCGTGTGCTCAATGCTCCAAAAAGGAACGATGGTCCCCTGACCTTCGTTCCTTTTTATTTTTCCTCTGTCGCCTGCCAGCGCCGCAATGTCGGAATCTCTCCCGCACACGCCACTGTCCCGACATAACCCGGTGCAATCCAGAATGATTGCAACCGCCAATCCCCCGCCTCTTGCTCTGCTGAGACAGAAAACCCCCTGCCCTGCCCTTTGAGGAGCGCTTCCTTGCGCGTCCAGAGCCGATAGAATCGTCGCCGGCGCTGTGCCGTCGGGGCGGCCAGGAGGAGTTCATTTTCGGCTGAGGTAAAGAACCGCGCGGCCAACGCTGCATAATCGAGGGCGGGATCGATCCTTTCGAGATCGACGCCGACCGCCGCATCGGCACGAAGCGCAAGGACCGCCCAGGCGCCGGAGTGGGACAGGTTGAATTGCAGGGCGTTGCTTGTCAGCGCCGGCTTGCCGTGCATGCCGCAGGTGAACTCTATAGCAACCGGATCCGAATGCAGATAAGAAGCGAGAATCTGGCGCAGACGGCCGCGGCCGACGATGAAATCCTGTGCTTTGCGGCGATCGAGCAGGCGTTTGGCGCGTTGCCATTCGTCGGCGCAAAGGAGGGTGTGGAGGAGGGAGATTTCTTCAGATGAAATCGTGAGGGGAATGCGCCAGAGGTGAACCTCCCCCGGCGGCAAAGAGCGCGTAACGGGCGGCGCAGGCCAGAGGGTCATCGCGCCAGCCACGCTTGCAGTCTCTCCATCCCGGCATCGAGGGAGACCAGGGGTTGATAACCGAAATCGCGGCGGGCGGCACTGATGTCGAACCAGTGGGAGGTGGAGAGTTCACGGGCGACAAAGCGGGTCATGCGCGGCTCGCCCGTGATCCGCAGCGCCGCGTAACTCTTCTCCAGCGTCCAGCCGATGGCGTAGGCAAGGCGCGGGGAGATGGTGCGGGTCACCGGCGGCAGACCGCCGGCAGCGAGGATGCGATTGACCATTTCCCAAAGGGGGATCGGTTCTCCCTGCGACAGGAAGTAAGCACGACCGGCGACTTGCGAACCGATCGCCAGAGCATCGGCGGCAAGGAGATGGGCCGCAGCGGCATTGTCGATATAGATGGTATCGACCAGACAGGGGCGCGTGCCGATGCGGCGCAGCGCCCCCTGGCGGCCGCGGGCAAGGATGCGCGGCACGAGGTGGTTATCCTCCGGCCCCCAGATCAGATGCGGGCGCAGGGCGACGGTCGCCAGTTCGGGACCGTTGCTGCGCAGGACGAGAATCTCCGCGGCGGCTTTGGTCTGCGGATAAGGGGCATGAAAGTGGCGCGGATAAGGGACCGACTCATCGACCCCTTCCATGTCATGGCCGTCAAAGATGACACTCGGTGAACTGGTATAAACGAGGCGGCGGACGCCGTGACGCCGGCAGGCGTCAATGACATTTTGCGTGCCGACGACGTTGGCCTGATAAAAGTCGGCATAGGGTCCCCAGATCCCGGCCTTGGCGGCGACGTGATAAACGATGTCGCAGCCGGCCACCGCCGCATCGACCGCCACCGGGTCGTGGAGCTCGCCGCAGCAATGTTCGACGCCGAGAGCGGCCAGCTCCGGATGGGGGGTGCGCGAAAAGGAGCGGACAACATCGCCGCGGGCGCGCAGCAAGCGGACAATCGCTTTGCCGAGAAAGCCGCCGCCGCCGGTGACCAGCGCCTTTACCATTGGGCGATTCATGAATCGCCCCTACATTCTTTTTCCGCCCAAATCGCCAGCTTTTCGCGAAAAATCTTGGCATTATGGCGGATATCGACGGGGAAGGCGGGATGAAAGAGGATGGTTGCGATCGACCGGGTCTGGCTATGCTGTTGACCGAGAACGCGGAGTTCGGCAGCAATCGCCCCCTGCTGCGCCGGATCGATCCCTTTTTCCAGTTCGACACAAAGGACCGGACGCTGACTGCCGATGGGGCCGGTGCCGACCAGGGCGGTGCGGTAGACTGCCGGGTGGGTGTTGAAGATCCCTTCACAGGGGATGGTGAAGAGGGGACCGTTTTCGGTGACAACCCGGTGCGACTTGCGACCGCAGAACCAGATTCGCCCGCTTTCGTCGCGATAACCGAGATCGCCCATGCGGTGATAGAAGCCGCCGGCCGGATCAGCGATCTTGGCCAGCGCCGTCGAAGTCGGGCGATTATGATAGCCCCGCGTCACCTGCGCCCCCTTGACGGCAATCTCGCCGATGGCACCGGGGACCACTTTCAGCGCATCATCCCAGCAAGGAATCGGCTGGTCACTGATGGTAATGATCTCCAGCTCGATCCCCGCCACCGGTCGGCCAACACAAACTCCCCGCCCCTGTTCGGTGAGAGCGCGGGTCTCGCCAAGGATCTCGGCACTGCCGATGGAGCAGACCGGCAACGCTTCGGTGGCGCCGTAAGGGGTGAAGATCTGCGCCGGGGCGTCGAGCATGGTTGCAAAGCGTTCCAATACCGTTGCCGGCACCGGCGCGCCGGCGGAGATGACCCGCTGCAAACTCGGCAGCTTGATCCCGTGTTCACGGCCGTAAAGGCTGACGCGATTGATCAGGGCCGGCGAGCCGAACATGCTGGTGATCTGGAAGGTCTGAATGGCGGTGATGATCTTGCGCGGATCGACGAGGGCCGGCCGGGTGAAGTCCATCTCCGGCAGGACCGAGGTCATCCCCAGAGCCGGGGCAAAGAGGGCAAAGAGGGGGAAGGTCGGCAGATCGATTTCGCCGGGCTGAATATTGTAAAGGTCGCGCAGCGCCGCGACCTGGGCGCTGAAGTTGCCGTGACTGTAGATGGCCCCCTTGGGGACGCCGGTGCTGCCGCTGGTAAAGAGGATCGCCGCGGTTTCGTCGACGGCGGTGGCGGCCATGGTATAAGGGCTTGGAGTCGGGATGGTCGCAAGGGCCCTGGAAAGGGCTGTCCCCCCCCAAAAACGGAGCGAGCCGACGGTAAGGAGGATCTTGAGCGTCGGCTTCCCCCAGCCAAGGAGACAGCGGGCGAGGTGGGCCTTGGGGATGCCGACAAAGGCGGTCGGCTCGGCCTCGGCGATACAGACCTTGAGATTCTTGATCCCCATCCCCGGATCGATAAGGATCGGAATCGCTCCGACCTTGAAGAGGGCAAAGGTCAGGGCAAAGAATTCCTCGCTCGGCGGAACCATAAGGACGGTGCGGACGCCGCGAACGATGCCAAGGGATTCGAGAGCGTGGGCGATGCGATCACTTTCCTGATCGAGTTGGGAATAGCTGGTGCGGGTGTAGCGGACCGAGCCGTCGGAATTGCGGCCGACCGGGCAATAGATCGCCGCGGTCTCAGGCTGGAGCCGGGCCATCTCCGGCAGGTGGGCGGCGATGTTGGTGAAAGAGCTCACCATCCTCTTATTCGGGGCTGGACAGGGGGTGGTGACTCAGGAACTTCTGGATCAACGGGATAACCTCTTCCTGGGCGTCTTCAAGGATGTAATGGCCGCAATCGGGGTAGGAATGGACCTCGGCATCCGGGAAGCGCCGCTGCCACTCGTCGCGGAAGTGGTGATCAAAGACAAAGTCGCGCTCCCCCCAGCAGATCAGCATCGGCAGCGTTGCAAAACGGTGCAGCCCGTCCGCCACTTCCTGAATCAGCGCATAACCGGGGTCTTCCGGCTTGAGGGGGATATCCTGGACAAAGCGGAGCGTGGCGATACGATGGTGCCAGGTGTCGTAAGGGCTGCAATAAGCATCGCGCAGCTCTTTGCTCAGCGGGTGACGTTTGCAGCCGACGCGGGCGGCGAGGCGGGCAAAAGCATTGAGCCCCTGCACGAGGAAGACGCCGAACTGGGTGTCGCGGCAAATCTGCAGAGCGAGGGGAAATTTCTTGGCCGCGGGGAGTGGAAAGGCACTTGTGTTAAGAATGACCAGCCGGGCGATGCGCTCGGGGTGGCGCGAGGCATAAGCCATACCGATCATCCCCCCCCAATCGTGAACAACCAGGGTGATCTTCTCGCGCAGGCCAAGAGCTTCGAGGAGGGCTTCGAGATCATCGACGCGCTGCTTGAGAGTGAAGGAATAGCCGGAATCGACCGGTTTATCGGAAAGGCCGCAGCCGATGTGATCAGGGACGATCACCCGATACTGGTCGCGCAGAGCAAGGACAAGGTTGCGGTAGTAAAAGGACCAGGTCGGGTTGCCGTGAACCATGACCACGGTTTCGCCCTGACCTTCATCGAGGTAGTGGTACTTCAAACCACCCAGGTCGTGATAATGGGCCGTAAAGGGATAAAGCGATTTCTTTACCATTGGATCCCCAGCATCAGACAGTTGAGACCGCTGCCGATGCCAAGAAAGCCGACAATATCGCCAGGAAGGAGGACGTCGCGCTCCTTGGCGAGAGCCGCGGTCACCGGCAGGGAGACCGTCCCCATG belongs to Deltaproteobacteria bacterium HGW-Deltaproteobacteria-4 and includes:
- a CDS encoding peptide synthase (Catalyzes the specific recognition and activation of amino acids during peptide synthesis); amino-acid sequence: MVSSFTNIAAHLPEMARLQPETAAIYCPVGRNSDGSVRYTRTSYSQLDQESDRIAHALESLGIVRGVRTVLMVPPSEEFFALTFALFKVGAIPILIDPGMGIKNLKVCIAEAEPTAFVGIPKAHLARCLLGWGKPTLKILLTVGSLRFWGGTALSRALATIPTPSPYTMAATAVDETAAILFTSGSTGVPKGAIYSHGNFSAQVAALRDLYNIQPGEIDLPTFPLFALFAPALGMTSVLPEMDFTRPALVDPRKIITAIQTFQITSMFGSPALINRVSLYGREHGIKLPSLQRVISAGAPVPATVLERFATMLDAPAQIFTPYGATEALPVCSIGSAEILGETRALTEQGRGVCVGRPVAGIELEIITISDQPIPCWDDALKVVPGAIGEIAVKGAQVTRGYHNRPTSTALAKIADPAGGFYHRMGDLGYRDESGRIWFCGRKSHRVVTENGPLFTIPCEGIFNTHPAVYRTALVGTGPIGSQRPVLCVELEKGIDPAQQGAIAAELRVLGQQHSQTRSIATILFHPAFPVDIRHNAKIFREKLAIWAEKECRGDS
- a CDS encoding 3-beta hydroxysteroid dehydrogenase, coding for MVKALVTGGGGFLGKAIVRLLRARGDVVRSFSRTPHPELAALGVEHCCGELHDPVAVDAAVAGCDIVYHVAAKAGIWGPYADFYQANVVGTQNVIDACRRHGVRRLVYTSSPSVIFDGHDMEGVDESVPYPRHFHAPYPQTKAAAEILVLRSNGPELATVALRPHLIWGPEDNHLVPRILARGRQGALRRIGTRPCLVDTIYIDNAAAAHLLAADALAIGSQVAGRAYFLSQGEPIPLWEMVNRILAAGGLPPVTRTISPRLAYAIGWTLEKSYAALRITGEPRMTRFVARELSTSHWFDISAARRDFGYQPLVSLDAGMERLQAWLAR
- the rpoH gene encoding RNA polymerase sigma factor RpoH, encoding MELAQLSLMPDTLDRYMSEINRLPLLSREEETTLARRWRDHQDIDAAHQLTCAHLRFVVKIANEYRSYGMRLLDLIQEGNIGLMLAVKKFDPERGIRLITYAVWWIRAYIQNFIIHSWSLVKIGTTQAQKKLFFKLSQAREAIRNLTGDADAEEIGRALELRGSAVEEMSGRMSGRDSSLDLARFEGAEETFLDHLPDERENQEEALMRRQEETRREKTIAAALSALNERERHIVHERFLAEVPRTLQDVADEYGITRERVRQLEKNAMEKLRKLLAPA
- a CDS encoding 4'-phosphopantetheinyl transferase, with protein sequence MTLWPAPPVTRSLPPGEVHLWRIPLTISSEEISLLHTLLCADEWQRAKRLLDRRKAQDFIVGRGRLRQILASYLHSDPVAIEFTCGMHGKPALTSNALQFNLSHSGAWAVLALRADAAVGVDLERIDPALDYAALAARFFTSAENELLLAAPTAQRRRRFYRLWTRKEALLKGQGRGFSVSAEQEAGDWRLQSFWIAPGYVGTVACAGEIPTLRRWQATEEK
- a CDS encoding alpha/beta hydrolase, whose amino-acid sequence is MVKKSLYPFTAHYHDLGGLKYHYLDEGQGETVVMVHGNPTWSFYYRNLVLALRDQYRVIVPDHIGCGLSDKPVDSGYSFTLKQRVDDLEALLEALGLREKITLVVHDWGGMIGMAYASRHPERIARLVILNTSAFPLPAAKKFPLALQICRDTQFGVFLVQGLNAFARLAARVGCKRHPLSKELRDAYCSPYDTWHHRIATLRFVQDIPLKPEDPGYALIQEVADGLHRFATLPMLICWGERDFVFDHHFRDEWQRRFPDAEVHSYPDCGHYILEDAQEEVIPLIQKFLSHHPLSSPE